The Alosa alosa isolate M-15738 ecotype Scorff River chromosome 3, AALO_Geno_1.1, whole genome shotgun sequence nucleotide sequence TTTTTCATTTTCTGTGATATTTCAGCTTTGTGCCTTCCTTTTGCAAGCTGCAGGTATTGATTAAGTGGTTGCTAAGCAACAGGTTTGCCACTGATGTTGGCAATGAGTAGAGCTTTTGCAACCATAGGCTTCTGTTAAaagacccctccccctctttctgtgACTGAAGTGGGGGAGGGGATAGGCTTTTCTCAGCAAGTTTTGAATTGGAATAGTCTATGATGAAAGGCACACAAGAGTTCACAGAAAATGTTCTGTAATTTAGAATGAAAAAGAATTATCAGAGTTTTAAGAGAAAATCATATTGACGATTTGAAACAAGCCCTCTACCTGACTCCATTTGTCACAAGGTCTGTCAGGTCTTCCCCTGAAGGGATGCCAGTCCCCTTGCACAAATAATAGAATAATGGGTTTAAattagcctgacgttgtcatactcaattctagtcagaatttgagtctgatactactccattgggatgtgattatagtgtatgtttcaaccaatacaggggttcttcttctccacaaatgctgccttcttctccacaaatgccttaacattgttttctggttattgcactgtcaatatcttgtacaacagatGTGATGGCGAAATCTAAATGTCTACCTTTTAACAACAGCATTTTTGTTAGGAAGAACCGGGAagaatgaaacactttttatttaaatgtcacttacaaagacatcgtatcatactgaaagctaatattttgtcactagcaacctacatcggtcctctgtcaaacacagttggattttcagctctgaaccaAACCGTTCAGGAGTTCTGTTCTGAACCGTGACTTCGAACAGCTCTGGTTtgggcatagttgctccacaaacGGAACAAGTCCAGAGCGAACttccgacctcaaatgttgtgggcaggGCTGGCAGTTCAGCTGGCAACCAGGCtaagctgaaatagtttaaaggaacaccaggcaagcctgatgctttttctctacgaaactcccccttgctcggtctgaagctcttttccttttctttgcatcagctgtcaagggttttcgctgctttttcgccggctctgccattatacacacgtttgcaacaatcgctagcgtttcaaTAGCCTGCCTCAcagtggatgcaggatgtaaactgatcctgcttcggtcggcgggtacgatacactgaacttgctagcaggatattcttcctataggcagtaggggcgggcgagagagtcttcattcgacctgtaatgagtcatttaaccatataccggtgtccctttaacagtcTAAAAGTCTAAAAGTTAATCATGCATACATTATAATAAAGGTGGCAAATGTATAGGTTTgtaattcttcttcttcttcttttctaaTAAAGGTTCTTCTTCTGTTCTTCTTTTgtaattcttcttcttcttcttcttcttcttcttcttcttcttcttcttcttcttcttcttcttcttcttattattattattattattattattattattattattattattataaatcagTCCAGTGTCCAGAGTTATTTCCAAAAAATGGTAGAATATGGTAAAACAACATTGACTAATGGCTCTTTGGTCAATACGTTTCAATTTCAGTTGAAAACACCTGCTGATTCCAAACGTGAGAACATACTGTAAATGAAATGCAGTCGTGTGGTATCAAAGATAACCATGTTCAGGATGAGCCAAACATCACAATTTAAAGGAACAGCTGAAAATCAGGTAGGTGTAGAATAACAAAGCCAGTTAATCCAAAATTCAGTGCTAGAATGTCTATTCTTTTACCTCatcttacccccccccccctcccccccaaacacccacacaaacacacaaacacacacacaaacacacatacacacacctacatatttGGAAATTACTTGTCCAGTAGGCCATTTGAATTGAGTCGGATGAGCTGGCAGCAACTGTCATGTAGGAGTTCTCCTGGAAACATGTCACCATCTGACTAAACCATGGATATTTCAGCCTAAGGATTTCAGTTGAATTGAATGTGATCTGGTTTCATCCTATAATATAACACTCTCCCActcacagaggagaggaaatacATCAGTGAATGATAACCACTAATGGGCACCACAGTTTCTCATTAAAAATGGATAGACCTCATCTGCAATTAAAAAAGACCCTGGTTTGATGTCCGCACAACAAACCATAGGTAGGATTGGGATGGTCTCCATTATGCAACTCAGAAGTGTACTTACCTATGTACAATTCATTTAGTGGGAGATGGGAGCATGGCAGATTTTCATAGAACAGATGTATGTATGTTGAAGAATCTCACCAATAGTGAACCATATGTGCAATGTTACTTGTGAAAAGCACAGACATTGTTGTTGCTGTATTTAGCCATGCAGTATGCATCCCTAATTAATCATTGTATTTCATTTCTGTTTTAAGGTGTAAGTTGTTTGCATCATTACCTGAAACAAAAGCATGCCTTATCCACTTAGCAATTTAGGAGGAGAAGGCCCAGATTTCTCATAGGGTAGACTCAATTTTCTGCCCCATTTACAAAAATACTGAGTGCCAATTCTCAAGTGTCCTACTGAATAATAGTGCCATGTAGCAGGAAATATTGACTGGTGCTGATGAAgagattgattttttttttttcagatagaGCTGTGAAAATATGCCCCATTTACCATTTAGATCAGAGTCTGAAAACATGGTTTTAGGTACTAGTACACAGTTTTATATAAGATTTTAGGTCAGTTGTTAACGTACAGAATATATCAATATAGGGCAGATGCTGTAAATCTAAGCAGCTTGCATCACTGTTGCCAAGGAAAATGTTTGTCACTTTATATATAGCACATCCTGTAAACACAGTATTTGGTAATAAAATGTCACACCCATTTACAATTACACAAGTCAACTGTCACATCACTGATGACACACATAAGAGGACAAATATTGTGTGGAGTCATAAAACCCATTTTATGATTTTATTACTTAGAAAGTATTCACACATTCCAAATTAGCTCAGGTTCACTGAAATACATCACACAAGACCACTATCATTATAGACCTTTTTTTCATGCAGCACATGAATATATAAACTTTAACATGGTGGCTGTAATCCTTAGAGATGActgtaatgtattaatatgacatttaaaacaaaattataaTTTGGTCTCTGAAACAAGTCATTGCTGCAAAatgtaaattatatattatCAGCATAACAACCCAAAACACAAGGTAAACACAACAGTAATAATAACCTAATACATATTCTTTCCAGGTTTATAAATAGGCTGTGTAAACTTTAGGTAAAGAAATGTTGCTTGCTTTTAATCCGGTGTGTATTTTTATGTCAAGGAATTTTAATATGAATACCAGAAACTTGACTAGCAGTTACTTGAGATGTTGGCTTCCCCTTTCTTGAGCCTCTCTCTTCAATTTCTCCTATTTCTCCCCCTGTGTTGTCACTTAACAAAATGTAGTGCCTCACACTGGACAACAGACCCCCGGCTGCTGTCTAGACTTGTGATGAGCCGGAAACCTGCCCTGAGGGCCAGCATGACAGTTTCCAGCTTCAGACACTCTAGTGTGCACAGGAAGGTGCTGTCTTCCTTTAGGACCAGCCGGGACCCCATTTCTGACTTGATGAAGTGTCGGAATTGGATGATATTGGATGACACCTCGAACTCTTCTGGGAAACCATCCAGTCGGCTCTTGGAGATCTGTACCAGGCGGCCCTTCACCTTCTCAATGAAGCCAGTGTCACTACAGTAGACCTTAAGGCCGTGTGAACGGTCGTGGCTGTCAGTCACCTCCAAAAAGGCAGGCTCCCGCTGTGCTGCCTGCTGCTGCTCCCAATCCAGTGCTGCCTCTGTGAGCTCAGGCAGCCTATAGAACTCTGCTTCACGCTGCAACAGCCCAATCTCCTTAAAATCATCTGGAAGTAACAGCTCCCCCAGTCGCAAGAAGTTAAGGATGTGGCGGAAGATGGGGCCATCCCGGTCAATGAAGGCATTGCCCATTGAGTCCACGTGCTGCACAGGCCTCTTCCCACTGGCCATCTCCTCCAGCACTGAGCCGGGGTGCTTGGCAAGAGTCTGTCTCTGGGCGGCATAAAGATAGCCCCCTACATTTAGGGTTACAGTACCTGAAGAGGTTTTCTTGAAGCTTTTGCTGGGCTGTAGCAAGTCAGGGTTGATTTGTCTCAGATCACTCTCCATTCTTCTGAGATCCCATTCCATGCCTCTTCTTGCACCTAGCCTGGGGCAATGTGTGCTTTGTGCACAAGCGAAGGAATGAGAGCCTGAGCACTGTTGAGCAGAGCTGGCATGGAGCAGGCGCGAACAAGCACTGCCAGCATTGAGCACAGGAGCCTTTCTCACAGCTTCTCTTGTGGGGTGGGCTTGCCTCCgtcagtgtgtgttgggggtagcatgaggaggaggagagtgtgcATGCCACGCTCCCCTCTGCTTGCTGCTCTCTGCTCAAAAGGCTGGATTTAATCACCTCTCCAGCCTCTGTGCTCATGCTCTATCTGAGCAATTAGCggctttgcctctgatgaaaagaCTCCTCAACTGGGTTGCGGCACGTGAGCCCACAGGAGTGGGGCAAATCACAGGGAACAGAGAtaataagctgtgtgtgtgtgtgtgtgtgtgtgtgtgtgtgtgtgtggctatgtgtgtgtcagaatgtTAAAGGAGGAATGCTATAACTAACGTGAGGAGGGTctgcatatatctatacatACTGACAATCTTCATGACCTTTTCAGCTGTGAGAGTTATCTGGTGTCATCGTCTGGTTTTCTGACTAGAAACTATGGACAACGTTGTAAGTTGGCAAGAGTGGGCATGCAAACACTGACTGGTGAGTCAAGCTTCCCTCagcaaaaaaagtatttttcccTCTAATATTTTGTGAATTCCTGAATTAAGTATAGCAGTGTTCCCCAATGTGTGCCCTTTTATTTGCAAAATTGTGCAAAATTGTCTCAGAGCAGTATACATTGTGCTTGATATAGAGGGTGTGTCTCATCACCATTTGAGCCTTCTGGGGATGATTTATAAATTGGCCctcttaaaatagcattttTAAAATAGAATTTGAATGACTGATCTCCCTTTCTTTGTCACTTCGTCCCACACAAACAGTGTTGCTATACCATTGTGACTCTGGACTATAAATATGCGATTATCTCTGACATCTGTATGTACTGTCTACCAAAGATGACAGACTGTCAATCAGTTGAGGTCTGATGGTCCTGCAGCCATTGTCATTTGTAATGCCAACCTGTTGGCTAAATTGCCTTATGtgcgtgggagagagagagatgactgaAAATGAAGCTGTTGCGTGGTTTGACTTAGGAATGGTTACTCAACATAGTTGTTGATGTGAAGATGGCATTCAGCTAGTAACAGTATCATGAAAAAGACACAATATTAACTGATGACAATAAGAATGTATTGTGAAACATCCTCCTTACAGTGTTACagttttttaaaatgaaaaggtAACTACATTATTTCACTATCAAAGAGTTTTAGAAAGAATATGTTTTAGCTTATTCTACATTGTTAAACAATATTGAAGACAACACAACTATGACATGACAcaagttgttattattatttaacacaaagtgtttaaaaaatatgttctcTTTCAGTTGAAGCATCTAGTAGGACATTGCATCAGGGTGCACATACCCTTTTCAACCAATGCCTACAGGTGTACTTGCTCACAGCATCCACCACCAGGCTATACATTCCCTGCAAAtgtgcacctctctctctctctcagacgaAAAGCTGCTATTGTTACTATCTTAAAATCAATAGATTTAAATAATTCTGTTGTGTAGTCTGTTGTCTAACTTCCAACTGAGAAGTCCTAACAagatgtctgacaagtattagGACAAAGAAATGTCGACAACAATATACTGTATCCAAGTGTGCCCCAAGGggatgggttagggttagggttacacaacattttgacagtaaatCAGAACTCGCACACTGCTAAGGGCTCATAAATTGTCGAAACGTTGCAAATTATATACTACctgccacattttttttttttttttaccatttccATAGTTGTTTTCCTATTTTTATGTGCTTAACAGAGTAGTAGAATATAAAGCAGAATGTTCATTAATGCACTCTTTCTCTGCTGGCCAATATTCATACGCTGAGGCGCCTGAGGGTTGGAGCCTCTACTGTGGGTAGGAGGGTGAGAGTGCAGGGATCGAAAAGTCATGTCCTGTTGAAGCGGAGAGGCTTTATCAAGATTGTCCTGCTAAAATCTGGAGGGCCAAgcaggtgggaaggtgtgagtGGGCGGGATGCTTGACCTCTTCACTTTCCAGAATTCTGTGCTTCATCTCATCAGCCTACAACTAGCATTAGCTACAGTTATGCCACCCCCAAGATCCCCCACTTCTCACTAACTTCACACAATCTCCTTTCCCACACAGTTCCATGAGCCTTGTGGTTTTATGGCTTATAtaacatgaaaataaaatgcCCAAGAGATGTAGAAACTATCATGTGAGTACTTTGTTTCTATTCAATGCCATATACAAAAATGCTACTGATTGCTGAGATCAAACAAGATGTGCATTGCGAGGTCTCGCATGGTGCTGACCTCAGCTTGTGGGCTTTGGGTAATTGGGTGAGAAATGGATGCTTCACTCAAGTTCATCTGTGTGGGTGTTTTTGTGGAGTTACACTGACAAGTGGTCCAGTGCTTATTGTGTAATAATTGCATATAATTGTGTGACCATTATCAAAGCTTCAGTGAAACATTTTAAAGCTGTAGTTTTCTCAGAAGCCATTAGTTTCTGTATTGATTCAGATAAGTTCCAGCAAGCCATGTTTACTTTGACATGTCAAGTAC carries:
- the kctd4 gene encoding BTB/POZ domain-containing protein KCTD4, which translates into the protein MEWDLRRMESDLRQINPDLLQPSKSFKKTSSGTVTLNVGGYLYAAQRQTLAKHPGSVLEEMASGKRPVQHVDSMGNAFIDRDGPIFRHILNFLRLGELLLPDDFKEIGLLQREAEFYRLPELTEAALDWEQQQAAQREPAFLEVTDSHDRSHGLKVYCSDTGFIEKVKGRLVQISKSRLDGFPEEFEVSSNIIQFRHFIKSEMGSRLVLKEDSTFLCTLECLKLETVMLALRAGFRLITSLDSSRGSVVQCEALHFVK